The genome window AATAGTTTTTTGTAAAATTCCAGAGCACTATCAAAATAGAGTACGCCGGTATCAGCATATACATTCGGATATTTTACCATCAGCATCGCCGTTTCCCCAGTCCATGGCCATCCAAAATGCGCCAGGCATATCTTCAGATTAGGATGCCTTTGCACCATTTCCTCGAATTCCATCGGGCGGCAGTATTTTGCAACACAATCCGGCTCCCAACTCAGACCACTGTGAAAAATAATAGGTTTTTTCCTGCTTTCACAGAATTGGTATACCGCTTCCAGCCGTTCATCGTCCGGATAGCAGTGAAGCCTTCCCAGATTCAGCTTCAATCCTTTTAGCTTTAACTCATCAAAAGCATATTCCAGTTTCCCGCAGGCGTCATCCTTAAGCGGATCCACCCCTGCAAAACCGATAAATCTCTGCGGCTCCATAGCTATCAGGCTTGCAATCTCTTCATTCATAACCAGCGCTTTTCCATCAACACTGCTTACATCCATTGGTAACAGGCAGAGTTTGTCAATTCCCGCGCAATCCATTTTATTTTTCACATCATCAAGCGGTGCCGCCGAATTTCTGTGAATCTGCAGCTTTTCATGACGCATTCTGACCATTTCCGCATCCTGGCAGATCGGTTCATAAAAAGCCGGATGAACATGCATATCGATAAACATTATGCCACTTCCTCCTTAGAATCCCGCCTCTTTCATGTAGGCTCTTACATTGTCAATGCTTCTTCTTGCATACAGCCTGGGTTCATTGATATATCCATTTACCAGCTCCAAGGTGGCAGTCCCTTGATATCCCGCCTCTTTTAGCTCCATAAACAACTCGCGAAGAGGAATGGAACCCTCACCGGGGACAATGTGGCTATCTGTTCCCTGCTCTCCATCAATAATATGGAAATGATACATTTTTTCACCAAGCTTGTCCAGATATGCCAAAATACTCTCATACTGCACAAAAGGCGGCACAAGGTCACACATTCCCACCACATAGGGAGAATCAATTTTCTGAAACAGCTCCACCGCGTCATTGGCGCTTGTAAATACATTGCTTTCATAAGGCGTCAACGTCTCGACCACCAGCTTCACGCCTGTTTTCTCTGCGTGCTCGCCTAACTCGCGTACCGTTTTCTCCATGCGGTCCCAGATTTCCCGGCGAGTAGCCAGATAACCTGCATGAGCCGGGCTGATCAACATGTAATCGGCTCCCAGTTCCTTTGCCATATCCAAACATATCTTCAAATATTCTATGGCATCCCGTCTCTGCCGTTCACTACCGATCATAAAATTATATGGGTAGGCATTATGCTCCGGGGTATATCCCAAAACCGGCATCTCGTATTGATCAATGAGGCGTTTTACCTCCCCTATTTCTCCGGCTTTCAGATCCGGTGCAAATGCGTGGGGACGTCCTCCCCATAGCTCGATGAAATCATATCCAAATTTTTTCGCATCCTGAAAACAGTGTTCCAGCGGGTTTCTCTGATACCCAAATGTAAACATCCCGATTTTCATTCCATTTTCTCCTGTTCTATTATGCCTCTCGTAATATCTGGCAGCGCTTCATCTACCATTCCTGCCAGGCCGGTATCACCGGACAGCCTTGCCACGGGCCAAATACAGATACGACCTTAGCCGCCACTTGTGCCCCCTTATCCAAAGCCTGCTCAATTGATCCGGACATGCTATATTCGTAGATAAAACCTGCAATAAAGCTGTCGCCCGCTCCAACCGTATTTACCAGATTTGCCTGCACAATTTGGCCTCTGTAAAATCTCGCGCCGTCATATGCCAGGCTTCCCTGATCTCCAAAGGTTGCAACGGCGACTTTCATTCCTCTGTCAACTTTATCTTTTAAATACTGTTCAATATAGGCGTCTCTGCCTGCCGGGTAGGAAAAAAATCCATAATCGACGAATGGAAGAGTCTTTTCGACCAGCGGATGCTCCAATTGATTTGAGTAATCAAAGCTGATCGGAACCTGCTGCTTTTTTATATGTTCCAGTGTATTTTCTGCCATTCCCCAGATAGCACTATGAACCCAGTCGTGTTTTGTGCAAAAAGAAATATCCTCCTCATCAAAGCTCATCGTTTCCAAAACGCCTTCCAGATATTCTCCATGCACCCGGTCCAGTCCGTTCATATCCATATAGGTTACGGCCGTTGCCCCATTTTCTACTTTTAAATGGCTCACATCCAGTCCGGCCTTTTGGAGACTCTCATACATCCAACGCCCATGAAAATCACTGCCCGTCGTTGAAATCACTGAAACAGACGCTCCCAGTATTTTAAGATTGACTCCTGTGTCTACAATATTACCGGTTGGATATTTTTTATCTAATTTCGGATAAATATCAATACAGTTATCTCCTATTACCGCTATTTTCATTTCTCAATCTCCATTTTTTCAGAAGGGAGCAGGCATTTTCCTTCCTATCACTTTCCATGCCTGCTCCCTGTACTCCGGTTCTTCTTAGTAATCCAACTGACGATAATATCTGCGGATAGAAAGCGGATGGCAGTTCAGCTTCTCTATGTACGCATCGATTCTCTGCGTCACGCAGTGCATTACCATATAAGAGATCAATCCTCTAAATTCCGGGCTGATTCCCTTCAGCTCATAGTCTTTGGTGTCAATGATCGTATAACGTGAGGTAATCTGCGGCAGGAAACGCGCTACACGTTCACATAACGGACGTTCCTCATCTTCTCCCATGAACAGTGTCACATTCGTATCCCGATCGATGATCTCCAGTGTTCCATGGAAAAATTCGGCAGCATGGATAGATTTTGTACGCAGCCACTCCTGCTCCTCTACGTAGCACATTGCATAAGAGTAGGTAGCACCCCACATATTTCCCGCGCCAATGTAGTAATGGATCGGGTCGTCCTTATGTGCGATCGCGAACTGCTCGCCAAATGCATCGGCTGCCTTCTCTACTTCTACCAGATCCTCTGCAAGATGCTCATCCAGTTCTTTATAGAAACGCTCATAATCATCAAACTCTCCGTTTCTGTACATCAGACGATGTGCCAGCATGAACAGCTTCATCTGCTCATTCTTCGGATAAGAGAGCAGGTAGTCGGACATTTCCGCCAGCGGTGAATTTGCCTCTTCAATAAATCCTACAACGGTTGCGCCAAGTTCTTTTACTTTTTTCACGGCTTCAACCATTTCTTTTGTTGTTCCGGTAACAGATGCGATCACAACCACAGACTTATCTGTCAGACGTTTATTTCCATTTGTCAGATACTCTGCTGCGCTCTGTGTATAGAACGGCAGCGCTGATTTTCCGATGGTTCCGTCTACTACCTGCATACTGGATGCCAGAGTTCCTCCCATCCCCATAAAGTACATGCCGTCAAAACCCTTTTCAAAAAGCTCGTCTGCGATCTTTTCTACCTCGGGACGCCGTACAAGCATCCCATTTACATTGTCAAGCTGCCACTGCTCATCAAATTTTAACATTTCAAAATCCCTCTTTCTTCTTATTATAATATTGTCAGATTATGATTAACCTTTCATTGCTGCCTTCTTATTCTTGCTTTCCCAGTAATAATATACCGGAAGTCCTGTTCCAACTACGACAACCGCCGCGATGATACCCGGAATCGGTGCCCACATAAATGTGGAAACAATCAGGGTCATGGTAGTTCCCATAGCCACTACGATCATAAGCCCCCATGCCGGCATTCTCCAGGTCGGCTTGTAATCTGCTTTTCTACGTAACAGAAGAATACTTGCAAAAGTCATAAAGTTTTTCACGAGCGCTACCAGTGTAAAATATCCCAGCAGATCGGAAAGTGATCCCGCGAATACCATGATGATCGCTACTGCACTCTCGATAAACAATGCTACATACGGTGTTTCCCACTCTTTATGGATCTTGCCAAAAGCTTTAAAGAAGAGGCCGTCTTTTGCCATTGCATATGGCATACGTGCGGAAAACATGATCTGGCTGGATAACACGCCAATGATAACGATTACCGCGCACACGCCGGTAATAGTACCTGCCGCTTTTCCGATCATCGGAATCTGGGCTGCCGCGTCAGCGATCGGAGCGCTGCTGTTCGCCAGCTCATCGATCGGCAGAAGACCCGTTGCAACAAATGACAGTAACAGGTAAAGCAAACTTACTACGCCTACTGAAATAATTAAGGCGCGCGGCATATTTTTGTGTGGATCTTTAATCTCGCCGCCCATGTAGCAGACTGCACTCATACCATCAAAGGACCATGTCGTTGCCGAGATCGCACCAAGTAAGGTTGCAAAGCCGGCGGAAGCTCCCGCCGCTGCCGGCGCTGTGATCAGATCGCCTTTTATGTAGAAGATTCCGACTCCAATCAAAAGAATGAACGGTAAGATCTTAAAAGCTGTAATAAATGTCTGGAACTTTCCGCCGCCTTCTACGCTTCGTGCGTGTAAAAACGTAAATCCAACAATCAACGCAACCGCAACAAACTTCAATACAATACCGTCCCACCCCAAAAGAAATCCAACATAGTTTGCTGCTGCAAGCGCCATAACTGCGATTGCATTGGAATCTGTCGCCCAGAAACTGATCCAGCCGGTAAGGAACGCTAACGGTCTGGAACCTGCCTCGCGGAAATATACGTACTGCCCGCCGTCTTCCGGATAAGCCGTCGCCAGCTCTGCATAACACAGATTGGCCGGAACATTGATAATACCTCCGATAACAAACGCTAACAACATGATAATCGCTGTGTGGCTCGCTGCCGCCACCTCGCCTAATGACGAGAATATACCCGACCCAATCGTACTGCCTACACTGAGGGCCACTGCTGCGCCAAGCCCTAATTTTCTCTTCAATTCAACCTGATTCCCTATCGGCTGAACCTTTTCTTGTGTTTGTGCCATCGCACTTTACCTCCTTTTATTTAGATGAGTTTGCGTGATTTCGGTACCAAATCTGATTACATATTAATCTTATAGATGAATTTTGTCAATATAAAACCAATTATTTTCTGTTTTTCAGTTCATTTCCACAAATACACCGTCTCTGTTTTATAATAATTGCACAATAAATTCCTTCTTTTCAAGCCTTTTCTCCCCTTCAAATCAATTATTATATAAATAACATTCCTAAAAAATAAACCAGATAACTTCCTCTAAACTTGATGGATTCTAAAAATCATATACTTCCTTAGCATAATCCAGATGATTTTTATACCAGTTACCCTTCTCTTTTTTATGAACAACTTATATTTTCTTCCATTTTGTTCGAAAAGTATACCTTTTCCGAGTCATTTATTATACAAAATTCCAAGTTATTTAAACCAATCCACTCACCATTCGGTATAACGTCTCACATCTTTCCAGGTTTCAAGCCCAATTTGATATGTTGACATTTTTTTATAGATGTTCTAAGATGATACTTAGACGACAAAATATA of Roseburia hominis contains these proteins:
- a CDS encoding amidohydrolase family protein; its protein translation is MFIDMHVHPAFYEPICQDAEMVRMRHEKLQIHRNSAAPLDDVKNKMDCAGIDKLCLLPMDVSSVDGKALVMNEEIASLIAMEPQRFIGFAGVDPLKDDACGKLEYAFDELKLKGLKLNLGRLHCYPDDERLEAVYQFCESRKKPIIFHSGLSWEPDCVAKYCRPMEFEEMVQRHPNLKICLAHFGWPWTGETAMLMVKYPNVYADTGVLYFDSALEFYKKLFTQDIPVTWIDRSLRHQVMFGSDAPRFEQMRMAKALDHLGFRESTLELIKGQNALEFIGV
- the frlC gene encoding fructoselysine 3-epimerase, which encodes MKIGMFTFGYQRNPLEHCFQDAKKFGYDFIELWGGRPHAFAPDLKAGEIGEVKRLIDQYEMPVLGYTPEHNAYPYNFMIGSERQRRDAIEYLKICLDMAKELGADYMLISPAHAGYLATRREIWDRMEKTVRELGEHAEKTGVKLVVETLTPYESNVFTSANDAVELFQKIDSPYVVGMCDLVPPFVQYESILAYLDKLGEKMYHFHIIDGEQGTDSHIVPGEGSIPLRELFMELKEAGYQGTATLELVNGYINEPRLYARRSIDNVRAYMKEAGF
- the frlD gene encoding fructoselysine 6-kinase — translated: MKIAVIGDNCIDIYPKLDKKYPTGNIVDTGVNLKILGASVSVISTTGSDFHGRWMYESLQKAGLDVSHLKVENGATAVTYMDMNGLDRVHGEYLEGVLETMSFDEEDISFCTKHDWVHSAIWGMAENTLEHIKKQQVPISFDYSNQLEHPLVEKTLPFVDYGFFSYPAGRDAYIEQYLKDKVDRGMKVAVATFGDQGSLAYDGARFYRGQIVQANLVNTVGAGDSFIAGFIYEYSMSGSIEQALDKGAQVAAKVVSVFGPWQGCPVIPAWQEW
- a CDS encoding SIS domain-containing protein → MLKFDEQWQLDNVNGMLVRRPEVEKIADELFEKGFDGMYFMGMGGTLASSMQVVDGTIGKSALPFYTQSAAEYLTNGNKRLTDKSVVVIASVTGTTKEMVEAVKKVKELGATVVGFIEEANSPLAEMSDYLLSYPKNEQMKLFMLAHRLMYRNGEFDDYERFYKELDEHLAEDLVEVEKAADAFGEQFAIAHKDDPIHYYIGAGNMWGATYSYAMCYVEEQEWLRTKSIHAAEFFHGTLEIIDRDTNVTLFMGEDEERPLCERVARFLPQITSRYTIIDTKDYELKGISPEFRGLISYMVMHCVTQRIDAYIEKLNCHPLSIRRYYRQLDY
- a CDS encoding amino acid permease gives rise to the protein MAQTQEKVQPIGNQVELKRKLGLGAAVALSVGSTIGSGIFSSLGEVAAASHTAIIMLLAFVIGGIINVPANLCYAELATAYPEDGGQYVYFREAGSRPLAFLTGWISFWATDSNAIAVMALAAANYVGFLLGWDGIVLKFVAVALIVGFTFLHARSVEGGGKFQTFITAFKILPFILLIGVGIFYIKGDLITAPAAAGASAGFATLLGAISATTWSFDGMSAVCYMGGEIKDPHKNMPRALIISVGVVSLLYLLLSFVATGLLPIDELANSSAPIADAAAQIPMIGKAAGTITGVCAVIVIIGVLSSQIMFSARMPYAMAKDGLFFKAFGKIHKEWETPYVALFIESAVAIIMVFAGSLSDLLGYFTLVALVKNFMTFASILLLRRKADYKPTWRMPAWGLMIVVAMGTTMTLIVSTFMWAPIPGIIAAVVVVGTGLPVYYYWESKNKKAAMKG